Proteins found in one Sorghum bicolor cultivar BTx623 chromosome 1, Sorghum_bicolor_NCBIv3, whole genome shotgun sequence genomic segment:
- the LOC8057230 gene encoding sulfate transporter 1.2, giving the protein MPRAVSDGGENLDDDDGSRTDSTGAHRVRFPPEKGLLDAFAGAVKDMLFAGDDPLRQYKEQPSWAGRAWLGLQHVFPVLDWGRRYTLDDFKGDLVAGLTIASLCIPQDIGYSKLANLPPEIGLYSSFVPPLIYTLMGSSRDIAMGPVAVVSLMLGTLMQNEIDPKKHPLEYRRLAFTATFFTGITQAALGFFRLGFIIEFLSHAAIVGFMAGAAITIALQQLKGFLGIRNFTTRTDVVSVMKSIFKSAHHGWNWQTILIGASFLGFLLFTKYIGKKKKKLFWMSAIAPLVSVILSTFFVYITRADKHGVAVVKNIEKGVNPPSASLIYFSGPFLLKGFKIGLVTGLIALTEAIAIGRTFAAMRGYPLDGNKEMVALGTMNVVGSLTSCYITTGGFGRSAVNCMAGCKTAASNMVMSVIVLLTLLFITPLFKYTPNAILSSIIISAVLGLIDYKAAYRIWKVDKLDFLACLGAFLGVVFSSVEYGLLIAVAISIAKILVQATRPKTALLGNLPRTTVYRNIEQYPEVTTVPGVVIVQVDSAIYFTNSNYVKERILRWLNEEEERQRERKFPRIEFLIADLSPVGDIDTSGIHALEELFRTLEKRKIQLILANPGPAVIQKLSSAKFTELIGEDKIFLTVGDAVKKFAPKVVDCV; this is encoded by the exons ATGCCGCGAGCGGTGTCTGACGGAGGCGAGaacctcgacgacgacgacggcagcCGCACGGACAGCACCGGCGCCCACAGGGTGCGCTTCCCGCCGGAGAAGGGCTTGCTCGATGCCTTCGCCGGCGCGGTGAAGGACATGTTGTTCGCCGGCGACGACCCGCTGCGGCAGTACAAGGAGCAGCCGAGCTGGGCCGGGAGGGCCTGGCTCGGCCTGCAGCACGTGTTCCCGGTGCTCGACTGGGGCAGGCGCTACACCCTCGATGACTTCAAGGGGGATCTCGTCGCCGGCCTCACCATAGCCAGCCTCTGCATACCTCAG GACATCGGCTACTCGAAGCTTGCTAACCTGCCGCCAGAGATTGGCTTGT ACAGCAGCTTCGTGCCACCACTGATATACACTTTGATGGGAAGCTCTAGAGACATAGCCATGGGTCCCGTGGCCGTCGTGTCACTGATGCTCGGCACTCTGATGCAGAACGAGATTGATCCCAAGAAACACCCGCTAGAGTATAGACGGCTAGCGTTCACCGCCACATTCTTTACAGGGATCACACAGGCCGCTCTCGGCTTCTTCAG GCTAGGATTCATCATAGAGTTCTTGTCCCATGCCGCCATCGTCGGGTTCATGGCCGGTGCTGCCATCACCATCGCTCTTCAGCAGCTCAAGGGCTTCCTTGGCATAAGGAATTTTACTACCAGAACCGACGTAGTCTCGGTCATGAAGTCAATCTTCAAGAGTGCTCACCATGGG TGGAACTGGCAGACAATACTGATCGGTGCATCGTTCTTGGGATTCCTTCTGTTCACCAAGTACATT gggaagaaaaagaagaagctcTTCTGGATGTCTGCAATTGCGCCGCTGGTTTCAGTGATCCTATCAACCTTCTTTGTGTACATCACTCGTGCAGACAAGCATGGTGTGGCAGTT GTCAAAAACATAGAGAAAGGTGTCAACCCACCTTCAGCTAGCCTCATATACTTCAGTGGCCCGTTCTTGCTGAAAGGATTCAAAATTGGACTGGTAACTGGATTGATAGCCCTAACG GAGGCAATTGCAATTGGAAGAACATTTGCTGCCATGAGGGGCTACCCACTAGACGGGAACAAGGAAATGGTCGCTCTAGGAACCATGAACGTGGTAGGTTCGTTGACTTCCTGCTACATAACCACAG GTGGTTTTGGGCGATCAGCGGTGAACTGCATGGCTGGCTGCAAAACAGCAGCATCCAACATGGTTATGTCAGTTATAGTGCTCCTGACGCTACTGTTTATCACTCCACTGTTCAAGTACACTCCCAATGCCATCCTCTCTTCCATTATCATATCGGCGGTGCTTGGCCTGATTGACTACAAGGCAGCATACCGTATCTGGAAGGTTGATAAGCTGGACTTCTTGGCGTGTTTGGGGGCCTTCTTGGGAGTTGTATTTTCATCAGTGGAGTATGGCCTGCTGATTGCG GTTGCGATTTCGATTGCCAAGATACTTGTCCAAGCAACACGACCAAAAACCGCCTTGCTTGGCAACCTTCCAAGAACGACTGTGTATAGGAACATTGAACAATACCCGGAAGTTACCACGGTGCCCGGGGTGGTAATTGTTCAAGTGGATTCAGCTATCTACTTCACGAATTCCAACTATGTTAAAGAAAG AATCTTGAGGTGGCTGAATGAGGAGGAAGAGCGACAACGAGAACGGAAGTTTCCCAGAATTGAGTTTCTGATTGCTGATCTATCTC CGGTGGGTGACATCGACACAAGCGGAATCCACGCCTTGGAGGAGTTGTTCAGAACACTCGAGAAACGAAAAATTCAG CTGATCCTTGCCAATCCCGGTCCAGCAGTAATTCAGAAGCTCAGCTCGGCAAAATTCACAGAACTCATCGGCGAAGACAAGATCTTCCTGACGGTCGGAGACGCCGTGAAGAAATTCGCTCCAAAGGTAGTGGATTGTGTCTGA